From Pantoea sp. Ep11b, the proteins below share one genomic window:
- the folB gene encoding bifunctional dihydroneopterin aldolase/7,8-dihydroneopterin epimerase gives MDIVFIEQLTVFTTIGVYDWEQGIQQKLVLDVEMAWDNRLAARSDDVSDCLSYADVASAILTHLNGSRFALVERVAEEIADLLMNRFSSPGVRIKVSKPGAVAQAAQVGVRIERGTIPK, from the coding sequence ATGGATATCGTATTTATAGAACAACTCACGGTGTTCACCACCATTGGCGTTTACGACTGGGAACAGGGCATACAGCAGAAACTGGTGCTCGATGTCGAAATGGCCTGGGATAACCGCCTGGCGGCCCGCAGCGACGACGTCAGCGACTGTCTCAGCTATGCCGATGTCGCGTCGGCGATCCTGACCCATCTGAACGGCAGCCGTTTTGCGCTGGTAGAGCGTGTGGCTGAAGAAATCGCGGATCTGTTGATGAACCGTTTCAGTTCGCCCGGCGTGCGTATAAAGGTCAGCAAACCGGGCGCGGTGGCCCAGGCGGCGCAGGTTGGCGTGCGAATTGAGCGCGGGACTATTCCTAAATAA
- a CDS encoding inorganic triphosphatase, giving the protein MTIEIELKFIATSQAAGKLAERLSTLPHQHQAARELTNIYFETDDNQLRRWDMGLRIRGVDQRYEMTLKAAGQTLGGLHQRPEYNVELSEPVLDIAHLPGAIWPEGTDVAALQQRLQPLFTTHFQREVWLVTTGNSEIEVAFDQGEVTAGELSEPLCEIELELKRGERQDLLAFAQELVALGGLRMGSLSKAARGYQLAQGNPPRQRVAFPLLKAGAKATIEQGMIAAMSAGLQHWQYHEEVWLRGNAAAQDAVREALDLLRQAFSLFGALVPRKASSALRQQLTTLEETLVNEEQEAASFCLCSLSVETQLALTHWLAESQWRQWVDAKGEAKLQGSFKRFSDIMLSRVNADLRETFVTVRQPNEYQDKATRLARQLLTVHLLAGSYPTETVMAWLEPWQQLLSAIHEKQSSGLAWLATQALKQSPFWLTSGAGR; this is encoded by the coding sequence ATGACCATCGAAATCGAACTAAAGTTCATTGCAACATCACAGGCAGCCGGGAAACTGGCTGAACGACTCTCCACGTTGCCGCACCAGCATCAGGCTGCACGCGAGCTGACTAACATCTATTTCGAAACCGATGATAACCAGCTGCGGCGCTGGGATATGGGATTACGCATCCGTGGCGTCGATCAGCGTTATGAGATGACGCTGAAAGCGGCGGGCCAGACGCTCGGCGGACTGCATCAGCGCCCGGAATATAATGTTGAGCTCAGCGAGCCGGTGCTGGACATCGCGCACCTGCCCGGGGCGATCTGGCCAGAGGGCACCGATGTCGCGGCGCTGCAGCAGCGTCTGCAGCCGCTGTTCACGACCCATTTTCAGCGCGAAGTCTGGCTGGTCACCACCGGCAACAGTGAAATCGAAGTCGCCTTTGATCAGGGCGAGGTGACGGCGGGCGAGCTGAGCGAACCGCTGTGTGAGATCGAACTGGAGCTGAAACGCGGCGAACGCCAGGATCTGCTGGCATTTGCTCAGGAGCTGGTGGCGCTGGGTGGTCTGCGCATGGGCAGCCTGAGCAAGGCCGCCCGTGGCTATCAGCTGGCGCAGGGCAATCCGCCACGTCAGAGAGTGGCGTTTCCGCTGCTGAAAGCGGGAGCCAAAGCCACCATCGAGCAGGGCATGATCGCCGCAATGTCAGCCGGTCTCCAGCACTGGCAGTATCATGAAGAGGTCTGGCTGCGCGGGAATGCGGCGGCGCAGGATGCGGTACGTGAAGCCCTGGACCTGCTGCGTCAGGCGTTCAGCCTGTTTGGCGCGCTGGTGCCACGCAAAGCCAGCAGCGCGCTGCGTCAGCAGCTGACCACACTGGAAGAGACGCTGGTTAACGAAGAGCAGGAAGCAGCCTCGTTCTGCTTATGCTCCCTGTCGGTGGAGACGCAGCTGGCGCTGACGCACTGGCTGGCTGAATCGCAGTGGCGTCAGTGGGTCGACGCCAAAGGCGAGGCCAAGCTGCAGGGATCGTTCAAACGCTTCAGCGATATCATGCTCAGTCGCGTTAATGCCGATCTGCGTGAGACCTTCGTTACGGTCAGACAGCCAAACGAATATCAGGATAAAGCTACCCGGCTGGCGCGTCAGCTGCTGACGGTGCATCTGCTGGCCGGATCCTATCCCACCGAAACCGTGATGGCCTGGCTCGAACCCTGGCAGCAGCTCCTTTCCGCCATCCACGAGAAGCAGTCATCTGGTTTAGCCTGGCTGGCGACACAGGCGCTGAAACAGTCACCATTCTGGCTCACCAGCGGCGCTGGCCGCTGA
- a CDS encoding TIGR04211 family SH3 domain-containing protein, which translates to MKKITLAGLTLLALSTLAPAHADEKRYVSDELSTWVRSGPGDQFRLLGKLNAGEEVQLLQTNNDTHYGQIRDSEGRTTWIPLSQLSASPSLRTRVPQLEQQVKDLTAKLDNIDNSWNQRTAEMQNKVASSDGVINGLKGENQKLKNELIVAQKKVSAANVQLDDKQRTIIMQWFMYGGGVLGVGLLLGLLLPHMLPRRKKSDRWMN; encoded by the coding sequence ATGAAAAAAATCACACTTGCCGGACTCACTTTGCTGGCCCTCAGCACCCTTGCACCTGCCCATGCCGACGAAAAACGTTACGTTTCTGATGAACTCTCGACCTGGGTCCGCAGTGGACCTGGCGACCAGTTTCGCCTGCTCGGTAAGCTGAATGCCGGGGAAGAGGTGCAGCTGTTGCAGACCAACAATGACACGCATTATGGCCAGATCCGTGATTCAGAAGGCCGCACCACCTGGATCCCGCTGTCACAGCTCAGCGCCAGTCCGAGCCTGCGCACCCGTGTGCCTCAGCTTGAGCAGCAGGTGAAAGATCTGACGGCAAAACTGGATAACATCGACAACAGCTGGAACCAGCGCACCGCAGAAATGCAGAACAAAGTCGCCAGCAGCGATGGCGTCATCAATGGGCTGAAAGGCGAAAACCAGAAGCTGAAAAATGAGCTGATCGTGGCGCAGAAGAAAGTCAGCGCGGCGAACGTTCAGCTGGATGACAAGCAGCGCACCATCATTATGCAGTGGTTTATGTATGGCGGCGGCGTGCTCGGCGTAGGTCTTCTGCTGGGCCTGCTGCTGCCGCATATGCTGCCGCGCCGCAAGAAAAGCGATCGCTGGATGAACTGA
- the dnaG gene encoding DNA primase — MAGRIPRVFINDLLARTDIVDLIDARVKLKKQGKNFHACCPFHNEKTPSFTVNGEKQFYHCFGCGAHGNAIDFLMNFDRLEFVETIEELATSHGLDVPYEAGSGPSQMERHQRQSLYQLMENLNGFYQQGLQQSSAQPARDYLDRRGLSADVINHFAIGYAPAGWDNVLRRFGKQSEDRESLMEAGMLVSNDKGRTYDRFRDRIMFPIRDKRGRVIGFGGRVLSNETPKYLNSPETPIFHKGRQLYGLYEAVKSHPEPARLLVVEGYMDVVALAQYGIDYAVASLGTSTTAEHIQLLFRSTDTVICCYDGDRAGREAAWRALETALPYMNDGRQLRFMFLPDGEDPDTLVRKEGKAAFEARMEQAMPLSSFLFDSLLPQVDLSSRDGKARLSTLALPLITQIPGETLRIYMRQELGNKLGILDDNQLEKLMPKQAASGAAQVAPPLKRTTMRVLIALLVQNPQLASMVPSLDGLSESKMPGLPLFIELVGRCNENPGLTTGQLLELYRGTNFSQTLETLAIWNHMIVDEEAEAVFQDSLASIYDSALEERLEFLIARERIQGLTADERRELWTLSQAFARK, encoded by the coding sequence ATGGCTGGACGAATTCCACGCGTATTTATCAACGATTTACTTGCCCGCACGGATATCGTGGATCTTATCGATGCCCGCGTTAAGCTGAAAAAGCAGGGTAAGAATTTCCATGCGTGCTGTCCTTTCCATAATGAAAAAACGCCCTCCTTCACCGTAAACGGCGAAAAGCAGTTCTATCACTGTTTCGGCTGTGGTGCCCACGGTAACGCTATCGACTTTTTAATGAACTTCGACCGACTGGAGTTTGTTGAAACAATTGAAGAGTTAGCCACTTCCCACGGTTTAGACGTGCCTTACGAAGCAGGCAGCGGGCCCAGCCAGATGGAACGCCATCAGCGCCAGAGCCTGTACCAGCTGATGGAGAACCTGAACGGGTTTTATCAGCAGGGTCTGCAGCAGTCCAGTGCACAGCCCGCACGCGACTATTTAGACCGTCGTGGCCTGAGCGCCGACGTCATCAATCATTTCGCTATCGGTTACGCACCCGCCGGCTGGGATAACGTTCTCAGGCGTTTCGGTAAGCAGTCGGAAGATCGCGAGTCATTGATGGAAGCGGGCATGCTGGTCAGCAATGATAAAGGCCGGACCTATGACCGGTTTCGCGATCGCATCATGTTTCCGATTCGCGATAAGCGTGGCCGCGTTATCGGTTTTGGCGGTCGGGTTCTGAGTAACGAAACACCGAAGTATCTGAACTCGCCGGAAACACCGATTTTCCATAAAGGCCGCCAGCTCTATGGCCTCTATGAAGCAGTCAAGAGCCATCCTGAACCTGCCCGCCTGCTTGTGGTCGAGGGATACATGGACGTGGTTGCGCTGGCGCAGTACGGCATAGATTACGCTGTCGCGTCATTAGGCACCTCAACCACCGCTGAACACATTCAGTTGCTGTTTCGCAGCACCGATACGGTCATCTGCTGTTACGACGGCGACCGGGCTGGACGCGAAGCCGCATGGCGCGCACTTGAGACCGCATTGCCTTACATGAATGATGGTCGTCAGCTACGCTTTATGTTTTTACCCGATGGTGAAGACCCCGATACGCTGGTGCGTAAAGAGGGTAAAGCCGCCTTCGAAGCGAGGATGGAGCAGGCGATGCCGCTCTCTTCGTTTTTATTTGATAGCCTGCTGCCGCAGGTGGATCTGAGCTCACGCGATGGAAAAGCGCGCCTGAGCACGCTGGCTTTGCCGCTGATTACGCAGATCCCTGGTGAAACCCTGCGTATTTATATGCGTCAGGAGCTGGGAAATAAGCTGGGGATCCTCGATGACAATCAGCTTGAAAAGCTGATGCCAAAGCAGGCTGCCAGCGGCGCCGCGCAGGTCGCGCCACCGCTTAAACGTACCACCATGCGCGTGCTTATCGCCCTGCTGGTACAGAATCCGCAGCTGGCCTCGATGGTGCCCTCGCTGGATGGCCTGTCGGAGTCGAAAATGCCCGGACTACCGCTCTTTATCGAGTTGGTGGGGCGTTGTAACGAGAATCCTGGATTGACCACCGGGCAGCTACTAGAGTTATATCGCGGGACAAATTTTAGTCAGACGCTTGAAACGCTGGCGATCTGGAACCACATGATAGTAGATGAGGAAGCCGAAGCGGTGTTTCAGGACTCGCTGGCCAGCATCTACGATTCTGCGCTTGAAGAGCGACTGGAGTTTCTGATCGCGCGTGAACGCATTCAGGGGCTTACCGCCGATGAGCGCCGTGAGCTCTGGACACTCAGCCAGGCGTTTGCCAGAAAATAA
- the rpsU gene encoding 30S ribosomal protein S21: MPVIKVRENEPFDVALRRFKRSCEKAGVLAEVRRREFYEKPTTERKRAKASAVKRHAKKLARENARRTRLY; encoded by the coding sequence ATGCCGGTAATTAAAGTACGTGAAAACGAGCCATTTGACGTAGCACTGCGTCGCTTCAAACGTTCTTGCGAGAAAGCAGGCGTTCTGGCTGAAGTTCGTCGTCGTGAGTTCTATGAAAAACCGACTACCGAACGTAAGCGCGCTAAAGCGTCAGCAGTTAAGCGTCACGCCAAGAAACTGGCTCGCGAAAACGCACGCCGCACTCGTCTGTACTAA
- a CDS encoding multifunctional CCA addition/repair protein, translating into MKTFLVGGAVRDALLNLPVTDKDWVVTGSTPEAMLEQGYQQVGRDFPVFLHPKSREEYALARTERKNGKGYTGFVTWSAPDVTLEQDLQRRDLTINAIAQDEQGALVDPYHGQRDITLRLLRHVSDAFSEDPLRVLRVARFAARFAHLNFRIAPETQRLMQQMAESGELSNLTAERVWKETEKALGSRNPQVYFQVLRDCGALKVLFPELDNLFGVPAPIRWHPEIDTGVHTLMTLAMAAALSDEIDVRFATLFHDVGKALTPPELWPSHHGHGLAGVPLVAALCQRLRVPNAMRDLALIVTEFHDIVHTIERQSPASLVGLFDRIDAWRKPQRVEQMALTSEADARGRAGLESMAYPQGDYLRRAFALAQAVPTKAVIEAGFKGADVREELTRRRIAAVAQGLASGQPD; encoded by the coding sequence GTGAAGACCTTTTTAGTTGGCGGTGCGGTGCGAGATGCGCTGCTGAATCTGCCTGTGACAGACAAAGACTGGGTGGTGACGGGATCCACGCCCGAGGCCATGCTTGAGCAGGGTTATCAACAGGTCGGTCGCGATTTTCCCGTTTTCCTGCATCCCAAAAGCCGCGAAGAGTATGCGCTGGCGCGAACGGAGCGGAAAAACGGGAAAGGCTACACCGGATTTGTGACCTGGTCTGCGCCCGACGTGACGCTGGAGCAGGACCTGCAGCGCCGCGATCTGACCATCAATGCGATCGCACAGGATGAACAGGGCGCGCTGGTCGACCCCTATCATGGCCAGCGCGATATTACTCTGCGCCTGCTGCGTCACGTTTCTGACGCCTTCAGCGAAGATCCGCTGCGGGTGCTGCGGGTGGCACGCTTTGCCGCGCGCTTTGCCCACCTTAACTTTCGTATCGCCCCGGAAACCCAGCGGCTGATGCAGCAGATGGCAGAGAGCGGCGAGCTGTCGAATCTTACCGCAGAGCGAGTCTGGAAAGAGACGGAAAAGGCGCTCGGCAGTCGCAATCCGCAGGTCTATTTTCAGGTGCTGCGGGACTGCGGTGCGCTGAAGGTCCTCTTCCCGGAGCTGGATAACCTGTTTGGCGTTCCTGCGCCGATCCGCTGGCATCCGGAGATCGACACCGGCGTGCACACGCTGATGACGCTGGCGATGGCCGCCGCCCTCTCCGATGAGATTGATGTGCGCTTCGCCACACTGTTCCATGATGTCGGCAAGGCGCTGACGCCGCCCGAACTGTGGCCCAGCCATCACGGCCACGGTCTGGCGGGCGTGCCGCTGGTCGCGGCGCTCTGCCAGCGCCTCCGCGTGCCGAATGCGATGCGTGACCTGGCGCTGATCGTCACCGAGTTTCACGACATCGTCCACACCATTGAACGGCAATCGCCGGCGTCACTGGTGGGACTGTTCGACCGGATTGATGCCTGGCGCAAGCCGCAGCGTGTGGAGCAGATGGCGCTGACCAGCGAAGCGGATGCGCGCGGACGCGCCGGGCTGGAGAGCATGGCCTATCCGCAGGGAGATTATCTGCGTCGTGCGTTTGCACTGGCCCAGGCGGTGCCGACGAAAGCGGTGATCGAAGCGGGATTCAAAGGGGCGGACGTTCGGGAAGAGTTAACGCGACGGCGCATAGCGGCCGTCGCGCAGGGTCTGGCGAGCGGGCAACCTGACTAG
- the tsaD gene encoding tRNA (adenosine(37)-N6)-threonylcarbamoyltransferase complex transferase subunit TsaD, with product MRILGIETSCDETGIAIYDDEAGLLANQLYSQVKLHADYGGVVPELASRDHVRKTVPLIQAALKEANLTPQQIDAVAYTAGPGLVGALLVGATIGRALAFAWKVPAVPVHHMEGHLLAPMLEENPPAFPFVALLVSGGHTQLISVTGVGEYELLGESIDDAAGEAFDKTAKLLGLDYPGGPMLSKMAQQGTAGRFTFPRPMTDRPGLDFSFSGLKTFAANTIRANPDDEQTRADIARAFEDAVVDTLSIKCKRALDQTGFKRLVIAGGVSANRTLREQMAVMMQKRGGEVFYARPEFCTDNGAMIAYAGMVRLKGGTRGELSVSVRPRWPLAELPAI from the coding sequence ATGCGAATTCTGGGTATTGAAACGTCGTGCGATGAAACCGGCATCGCAATCTATGACGATGAGGCCGGATTACTGGCAAACCAACTCTACAGCCAGGTAAAACTGCATGCCGACTACGGCGGTGTGGTGCCGGAACTGGCCTCACGGGATCATGTGCGGAAAACCGTGCCTCTGATTCAGGCGGCGCTGAAAGAGGCGAATCTGACGCCGCAACAGATTGACGCGGTGGCGTACACCGCCGGGCCGGGCCTGGTCGGTGCGCTGCTGGTTGGCGCAACCATCGGCCGTGCGCTGGCGTTTGCCTGGAAAGTGCCTGCCGTGCCGGTTCACCATATGGAAGGCCACCTGCTGGCACCGATGCTGGAAGAGAATCCACCGGCATTTCCGTTTGTGGCACTGCTGGTGTCGGGTGGACATACACAGCTGATCAGCGTCACCGGCGTCGGTGAATATGAACTGCTGGGCGAATCGATCGATGATGCCGCCGGTGAAGCCTTCGACAAAACGGCGAAGCTGCTGGGCCTGGATTATCCGGGCGGGCCGATGCTGTCGAAGATGGCGCAGCAGGGTACGGCAGGGCGCTTTACCTTCCCGCGCCCGATGACCGACCGTCCGGGGCTGGATTTCAGCTTCTCCGGCCTGAAAACCTTTGCCGCCAATACCATCCGCGCCAATCCTGACGACGAGCAGACCCGCGCAGACATCGCCCGCGCCTTTGAAGATGCGGTGGTGGATACGCTGTCGATCAAGTGTAAGCGGGCGCTGGATCAGACCGGCTTTAAGCGTCTGGTGATTGCAGGTGGCGTCAGCGCCAACCGCACCCTGCGTGAGCAGATGGCGGTCATGATGCAGAAGCGTGGCGGTGAAGTCTTCTACGCCCGCCCGGAGTTCTGTACCGATAACGGTGCGATGATCGCGTATGCGGGCATGGTGCGGTTAAAAGGCGGCACGCGCGGCGAGCTGAGCGTCAGTGTACGACCACGCTGGCCGCTGGCGGAACTGCCCGCCATCTGA
- the hldE gene encoding bifunctional D-glycero-beta-D-manno-heptose-7-phosphate kinase/D-glycero-beta-D-manno-heptose 1-phosphate adenylyltransferase HldE: MKVTLPAFGQASVLVVGDVMLDRYWYGPTSRISPEAPVPVVKVDTVEERPGGAANVAMNIAALGAASRLIGLTGEDDAARVLSNTLKDVNVHCDFVAVKSHPTITKLRVLSRNQQLIRLDFEEGFEQVDPEPIHQKMRESLAAAGALVLSDYAKGALSSVQTMITLAREAKVPVLIDPKGTDFARYRGATLLTPNLSEFEAVVGKCKSEEEIVARGMQLIADFDLAALLVTRSENGMTLLQPGKAPLHLPTQAQEVYDVTGAGDTVIGVLAAALAAGDSLEEACFLANAAAGVVVGKLGTSTVSTVELENAIHARPEQGFGIMTEAQLKAAVEMARRRGEKVVMTNGVFDILHAGHVSYLANARKLGDRLIVAVNSDASTKRLKGESRPVNPQENRMIVLGALEAVDWVVVFEEDTPQRLIASILPDLLVKGGDYKPEDIAGSKEVWANGGDVQVLNFEDGISTTNIIKTIRGS; this comes from the coding sequence ATGAAAGTGACTCTGCCCGCGTTCGGCCAAGCCTCAGTGCTGGTTGTTGGCGATGTAATGTTGGATCGTTACTGGTATGGCCCAACCAGCCGTATCTCCCCTGAAGCACCGGTTCCGGTGGTGAAGGTGGACACGGTGGAAGAGCGTCCTGGCGGGGCGGCAAACGTGGCGATGAACATTGCAGCACTCGGTGCCGCGTCACGCCTGATTGGCCTGACCGGTGAAGATGATGCGGCGCGCGTGCTGAGTAACACGCTGAAAGACGTTAACGTTCACTGTGACTTCGTCGCGGTAAAAAGCCATCCGACGATCACCAAACTGCGCGTACTCTCCCGCAATCAGCAGCTGATCCGCCTCGATTTTGAAGAGGGTTTCGAACAGGTTGATCCGGAGCCGATTCATCAGAAGATGCGTGAGTCTCTGGCGGCAGCGGGTGCGCTGGTGCTCTCCGATTATGCCAAAGGCGCACTGAGCAGCGTGCAGACCATGATTACCCTGGCACGCGAAGCGAAGGTGCCGGTCCTGATCGACCCGAAAGGCACCGATTTCGCCCGCTACCGTGGCGCGACGCTGCTGACGCCGAACCTCTCTGAGTTTGAAGCCGTCGTCGGCAAGTGCAAAAGCGAAGAGGAGATCGTGGCGCGCGGGATGCAGCTGATTGCTGATTTCGACCTCGCCGCGCTGCTGGTCACCCGTTCCGAAAATGGCATGACGCTGCTGCAGCCAGGCAAAGCACCTCTGCATCTGCCGACGCAGGCGCAGGAAGTGTATGACGTGACCGGTGCCGGCGATACGGTGATTGGCGTGCTGGCAGCAGCGCTGGCGGCGGGTGACTCGCTGGAAGAGGCCTGTTTCCTTGCCAATGCCGCCGCCGGTGTGGTGGTGGGTAAACTGGGTACGTCGACCGTCAGCACCGTCGAGCTGGAGAATGCGATCCATGCCCGTCCGGAGCAGGGCTTTGGCATCATGACAGAAGCGCAGCTGAAAGCCGCCGTCGAGATGGCCCGCCGCCGTGGCGAGAAAGTGGTGATGACCAATGGCGTTTTCGACATCCTGCACGCCGGGCATGTCTCCTACCTCGCCAACGCCCGCAAGCTGGGCGATCGGCTGATCGTCGCGGTCAACAGCGATGCCTCGACAAAACGTCTGAAAGGGGAGAGTCGCCCGGTCAATCCACAGGAAAACCGGATGATCGTGCTCGGCGCGCTGGAGGCGGTCGACTGGGTTGTGGTGTTTGAAGAGGACACCCCGCAGCGCCTGATTGCCTCCATTCTGCCGGACCTGCTGGTAAAAGGCGGGGATTACAAGCCGGAAGATATCGCTGGCAGCAAAGAAGTGTGGGCAAATGGCGGTGATGTGCAGGTACTGAACTTTGAAGACGGTATCTCCACCACCAACATTATCAAAACCATTCGCGGCAGTTGA
- the plsY gene encoding glycerol-3-phosphate 1-O-acyltransferase PlsY, with protein MSAFALGMIIFAYLCGSISSAILICKLAGLPDPRTQGSGNPGATNVLRLGGKGAAASVLVFDVLKGMVPVWLAYLLHVTPFYLGLTAIAACLGHIYPVFFHFRGGKGVATAFGAIAPIGWDLTGLVTGTWLLTVLLSGYSSLGAIVSALIAPFYVWWFKPQFTFPVSMLSCLILLRHHDNIQRLWRGQEGKIWKRKKKSQP; from the coding sequence ATGAGTGCTTTCGCGCTTGGTATGATTATTTTCGCGTATCTTTGCGGCTCGATTTCCAGTGCGATTCTGATCTGCAAACTCGCAGGCCTGCCCGATCCCCGCACACAGGGTTCCGGCAATCCGGGGGCAACCAACGTCCTGCGTCTGGGCGGCAAAGGCGCCGCCGCCAGCGTACTGGTGTTTGATGTGCTGAAAGGGATGGTGCCGGTCTGGCTGGCGTATCTGCTGCATGTGACACCGTTTTATCTTGGTCTGACGGCGATTGCCGCCTGTCTGGGTCACATCTACCCGGTGTTCTTTCACTTCCGCGGTGGCAAAGGAGTGGCGACGGCATTCGGGGCCATTGCGCCGATTGGCTGGGACCTGACCGGCCTGGTAACCGGTACCTGGCTGCTGACGGTGTTACTGAGTGGTTACTCTTCGCTGGGCGCGATTGTCAGCGCGCTGATCGCACCCTTCTATGTCTGGTGGTTCAAACCGCAGTTCACCTTCCCGGTTTCTATGCTCTCCTGCCTGATCCTGCTGCGTCATCACGACAATATTCAGCGGCTGTGGCGGGGACAGGAAGGCAAGATCTGGAAGCGTAAGAAGAAATCGCAGCCGTAA
- the bacA gene encoding undecaprenyl-diphosphate phosphatase — protein sequence MADIHQLWVAAILGIVEGLTEFLPVSSTGHMIIVGHLLGFEGEKAETFEVVIQLGSILAVVVMFWRRLFGLIGIHFGEVRHEGVGTGRLSLIHILLGMIPAVVIGLVLHDQIKTLFNPINVMYALVVGGVLLLAAEFLKPKQPKAVGVDDITYRQAFMIGCFQCLALWPGFSRSGATISGGMLMGVSRYAASEFSFILAVPMMMGATVLDLYKSIGFLTMADFPMFAVGFVTAFIVAMIAIKVFLELIKRISFVSFAIYRFIVAAAVYALFM from the coding sequence ATGGCAGATATTCATCAGCTTTGGGTTGCTGCAATCCTGGGCATTGTGGAAGGGCTGACCGAGTTTTTACCGGTCTCTTCCACCGGCCACATGATTATAGTGGGTCACCTGCTGGGCTTTGAGGGTGAAAAAGCCGAGACCTTTGAGGTAGTAATCCAGTTAGGTTCGATTCTGGCCGTCGTGGTGATGTTCTGGCGTCGTCTGTTTGGCCTGATCGGTATCCATTTTGGTGAAGTCAGACACGAGGGTGTGGGCACCGGACGTCTGTCGCTGATCCACATCCTGCTGGGTATGATTCCGGCGGTGGTGATCGGGCTGGTACTGCATGATCAGATTAAAACGCTGTTTAACCCGATCAACGTGATGTATGCCCTGGTGGTCGGCGGTGTGCTGCTGCTGGCTGCGGAATTCCTCAAGCCTAAACAGCCGAAAGCGGTAGGCGTTGATGACATTACTTATCGTCAGGCGTTCATGATTGGCTGTTTCCAGTGCCTGGCGCTGTGGCCGGGCTTCTCCCGCTCCGGTGCCACTATCTCCGGCGGGATGCTGATGGGCGTGAGCCGCTATGCCGCGTCCGAGTTCTCCTTCATCCTGGCGGTGCCGATGATGATGGGGGCAACCGTACTGGATCTCTATAAGAGCATCGGTTTCCTGACGATGGCTGATTTCCCGATGTTCGCGGTAGGCTTTGTGACGGCGTTTATCGTGGCGATGATCGCGATTAAAGTCTTCCTTGAGCTGATCAAACGCATCTCCTTTGTCTCGTTCGCCATCTACCGCTTTATCGTGGCGGCTGCGGTTTACGCCCTCTTCATGTAA